GGGGCATCAAGACGCTCGCCGTGCGTGTGCGCCAGCACAGCGAGAACGCCCAGGCCATCGCCGAATGGGCGGCAGGGCGGCCGGAGTTCGCCACGGTGTACTACCCGGGTTTGGCCTCGCATCCCGGTCACGAGATCGCCGCGCGTCAGATGAGCGGATTCGGCGGGATGCTGTCGCTCGGCCTCGCCGCGGGCCCCGCGGCCGCGCGTGCGCTCGCCGAGTCGACCTCGCTGTTCCAGCTCGCCGAGTCGCTCGGTGGTGTGGAGTCTCTGATCGGCTACCCGCCGGAGATGACGCACGCCTCGGTTCGCGGAACCGCGCTCGCCGTGCCCGAGAACGTGGTGCGCCTGTCGGTGGGCATCGAAGACGTCTCCGACCTGATCGCCGACCTCGAAGAGGGCCTCGCCCGCGTCGCCCGCTCCTAAGTCTCGCGGGCCTCCGCAACCGGCCCCCCTCGTGAGAAACCACTTCCGTCACGAGAAACCACGTGTGCGCGTGCGTCTCATGCGGAATGTGGTTTCTCGACGGGTGTGCGGCGGGCGGGAGCGATCCCCCCGGGGCGAGTAGCATGGGAGACTTCTCCCGCGTCGAATCGTTTCGGCGCAGCATCCGCCCCTCTCCGCGAAAGCGCCCTGTGACCGACGAACGCACTCCCACCGGCAGCATCCGCGCGATCACCGGCACGATCCGCACCTCCACGCCCACCGGCGCCATCCGCACCCTGGGTGCGGACCCCGCGACGGCCCCGATCGTCCTGCACCCCGGCGACGCGATCTCCAACGCGCGCCGCGTGCTGTACATCATCGTGCTGGGGGCGCTCACCGCGCTCGGACCGTTCACGATCGACCTGTACCTGCCGGCCTTCCCGCAGCTCGAGGAGGACTTCGCGACCTCGGCCGCGATGATCCAGCTGACCCTCACCGGTACGATGATCGGGTTCGCGCTCGGCCAGCTCGTCGTCGGACCGCTCAGCGACAAGGTCGGACGCCGGGTGCCGCTGATCGTCGTCACCGCGCTGCATGTGCTGGCCAGCATCGCCGCCGCCCTCGCCCCCGATCTGCTCCTGCTGGGAGCGTCACGCGTCGTCATGGGCGTGGGCGCCGCCGCGGGCGGTGTCGTGGCGATGGCGATCGTGCGCGACCTGTTCGGCGGCAAGCGTCTGGTGGTCATGCTGTCGCGCCTCGCGCTGGTCTCGGGCGTCGCACCTGTGGTCGCCCCGATCGCCGGCTCCGCGCTGCTGGTGGTCATGCCCTGGCGGGGCATCTTCGTCGTGCTCGCCGCCTACGGCCTGATCATGCTCATCGCGGCATCCACGCTGATCCCCGAGACGCTGCCCAGGGCGCGCCGTCAGGATCGCGGATCGAGCACCGTGCTGCAGCGCTACCGCAGCGTGTTCTCCGACCGGGTGTTCGTCGGCGTGCTCGTCATCGGCGGCATGACCTTCTCGGGCCTGTTCTCGTACCTCTCGGCGTCACCGTTCCTGTTCCAGCAGACGCACGGTCTGGACCCGCAGCAGTACGGGCTGCTGTTCGCGGCGAACTCCCTCGGCGTGGTCGGCGGCGTGCAGGCGGCGTCGCGTCTCGCCGCGCGCTTCGGGCCGCAGTGGGTGATGGCCTTCTCCACCGGGATGCTGCTGATCTCGGGCGCCGCGATCATCGTCTGTGACCAGGCGGGCGCAGGCTTCTGGGGCACGGTCATCCCGCTGTGGCTGTTCATGACCGCGTGCGGTTTCACGTTCCCGTGCGTGCAGGTGCTCGCGCTCGACCGGCACGGCAAGGCGGCCGGCACGGCGGCATCCGTGCTCGGCGCCTGCAACAACGGCATCGCGGCCGTCATCTCTCCCGCCGTCGGTCTGATCTCGGCTGGGTCCGGGATCACCGCGACGACCATGGCGATCGTGATGGTCGGCTGCGCGGTGATCGCGATCCTGGCGCTGTGGCTGATCGTGCGTCCGCGCACGGTGGCGATGCTCGCCCCTTGAGTCCGGTGGCGGGACCACTCACCCCATCAGGGTGAGCAGCACGTGCGAGGCCTCGAGCGCCTCCAGCTCGTGCGGTTCAGAGGCGGCGACCTGAATGGTCCCTCCCGCGGTCAGGTCGTACTCGACGCCGGCGACGCGGAACAGGATGCGCCCGGCGATGACGCTCACGAGGATCGGCACCGGTGCCTTGTGCTCGCGCAGTACGCTGCCGGCATCCATCACGAGCGTGCGGATCTTGAACCCGTCGCCGTCGAGGGTGCGGTGCGGGCGCACGCGCCCCTCCTCGACCGGATGGGCGGCGACGAGGTCTGCCGCGGAAGCCGCGAGCAGCAGATGCGAAGTGGCGAAGCTCATGGCCTGAGCGTATCCCCGGCCGCGTTCAGGGCGGGCCGCGGGACGCCAGGCAGAATGGGACGATGACCCGAACTCGGATGCTGATCTCCGGCGGCGCACTGCTGGTGGCCGCCGTCGTTCTGGGCTGGGTGGTCGTCGTCCTCTTCGGCGGTGCGGTCGACGGGCTGGACCCCAGCTGGAACCGGCTGATGGGCGAGATCAGGCAGCCCTGGATGCTGACGATCGCGTACGCGCTGAACGTCATCGGCGGCGGGTGGGTCGCGACTCTCCTCGTGCCGTTGTCGATCCTCGGGATGCTGGTGGCGCTGAAGCGCTGGAGGGCGGCCGTCTACGCCGCCGTGACCTTCGTGGTCAGCGTCGGCCTGACGCAGCTCGTCAAGGAGATCTTCGGGCGCGCCAGACCGGAGGATCTTCTCGTGCCCTCGGACTTCGGATCCTTCCCCTCGGGGCACACGGCGCACGCGGCGACCATCGCGCTGGTGCTCATCCTGGTCTTCCGCCGGCGGTGGATCGTGATCGCCGGCATCATCTGGACACTCGCGATGGCACTGTCCCGTACGATCCTCAGCGTGCACTGGCTCACCGACACGATCGGCGGGATGCTGATCGGCGCTGGTGCCGCCTTGCTCGTGGCCGGGATGATGGGGGAGTGGGCGCTGCTCCCCGCGTACGAGAACACCCGGGTCGCATCGAACACCAAGGAGCAGTCATGACCGAGACCGGCGCAACCCGCATCCGCCCCTACCGCCCTTCCGATCGCGAGGCGATGTACGAAGTCTGCGTGCGGACGGCCGACGCCGGAGCGGACGCGACGGGAGTGTTCGACGACGACCGGCTGTGGGGCGACATCTTCGCCGTGCCCTACGTGGAGCGGCATCCCGATCTCGCCTGGGTGGTGGAATCGCCCGACGGCCGCACGATCGGTTACATCGTCTCGACCGACGACACCGAGGCCTTCGAGACGTGGTTCCGCGACGAGTGGTGGCCGGGCGTGGCAGACCGCTACCCGCTGTCGGGGAACGCCGAGCCGACCCGTCAGGACGGCATCATCGACTACGCGAGCAGGCGCGCCCCGGGGCGTGAGCAGCATGTGGCGCACTACCCCGCGCACCTGCACATCGACCTGCTGCCCGAGACGCAGGGACAGGGACTCGGACGACGTCTGATCGAGACGCTGTTCGCCGAGCTCCGGCGCCGCGGCGTGCCCGGCCTGCATCTCGGCATGAATCCGGAGAACGCCGGCGCCGGTGCGTTCTACGAGCGGATCGGGATGCAACAGCTGGAGTCGGGGCCGGACAGCACCATGTACGGGATGCTGTTCGACTGATCCTGCTCGGGCTCCTGCTCAGGCCTCCAGCGGACGGGGTGCGGCGAGCACCTCGTTGAGCGCCTCGGTGCTCGACGGGTGCGTCCAGATGCTGTCGCGCAACTCGGTCGCCGTCACGTCATGGCGCATCGCGAGGGCGATGAGGTTGATGACCTCCTGCGCGTCGATCGAGAACACCACGGCTCCGAGGATCAGGTCGGTGTCGGCATCGATGAGCACCTTGATCAGTCCGTGGGTCTCCCCGACGATCTTCGGGCGCGGCATCGCGGCGATGTCGATGATGGCCTTGGATGCGACGAGTACACGTCGACCGCTCGCGCGCGCTTGGGCCTCGTTCATGCCGACGCGGCCGAGGGGAGGGGTGAGGAAGACCGTGTACGGCACCGCCGTGCGGTCGTCAGTCGTGCGTGCGCCCGAGCCGTTCAGCTGGTCCATCACGATCCGGTTGTCGTCCAGCGAGATGTAGGTGAACTGCGGTCCGCCGTTGACGTCGCCCACGGCGAAGATGTGCGGCACCGAGGTGCGCAGCCGGTCATCCACGACGACGTAGCCGCGCTCGTCGACCGCCACGCCCGCGGTGTCGAGTCCGAGCTCGGCAGTGACCGGATGCCGGCCGACGGCCACCAGCACGGCATCCGTCTCGAGCGTCCGGGCCCCGCCGCCGACGGCGAGTTCCACGGTCGTGGTTCCGGACTCGTCACGGATGCTGCGCACATCGCCGCCGAGGATGAGCTGCACTCCGGACTCCTCGAGCAGCGAGCGGGCGGCATCCGCCACATCGCGGTCCTCGTTGCGCATGAACGTGTCACCGTGGTCGATGATCGTGACCCGGGAGCCGAACTTCGAGAACATGCCCGCGAACTCCAGGCCGACGTAGCCGCCGCCGACGATGACGAGCCGCTCGGGGAGCGGATCGACGTGCTGGATCGTGGTCGAATCGAACGCCCGCGAGCCGTCGACCGGGAAGCGGGGTTCGGCAGGAGCCGTCCCGGTGTTGATGATGATGGTCTCCGCGTGCATGGTGAGCGTGTCGTCGCCGGCGGTGACCTGCACGTCGTGCGCACCGGTGAACCGGGCGCGGCCGTCGATGAGGGTGACGGTGTCGACTTCGGCGAGCATCGCGTGATTGCGGGCGCGCAGCTTCTCGGTCAGGGCGTCGCGACCGGCGACCGCGGCGGTGAACCAGGCCTGCGGGTCGTCCTCGGGCCGCCGCTGGGAGGCGCTGTGCACGAGGTCCTTCGTCGGGATGCAGGCGATGTTGATGCAGCTGCCGCCGTACATGGCGTTCGACTGCTCCACGAGGGCGACCGATCGGCCGTTGCGTCCGAGCGCTCCGGCGAGGGTCTTGCCGCCCTTGCCCCACCCGATGACGAGCACGTCCACATCGATGTCAGCCATGAGGGAAACTCTAGGCGGGTGTCATACGGAAATGGTCCGAGCCCCGGGACTTCGTCTCAGGGCTCGGACCAATGGCGGTGACGGAGGGATTCGAACCCTCGGTTGCTTGCACAACACACGCTTTCCAAGCGTGCTCCTTCGGCCGCTCGGACACGTCACCAGGAACAACCTGTCCATCCTATCCGATGGCGTGAGCTCCGATGAACAACGCCTGAGTCGAGGGTCACAGCAGCTGCTCCACCCGGTAGGGGACCATCTCGCGCATGACCAGGCCGGTCGTGGTGCGCTTGACGCCGTCGACGTCGAGGATGCGACCCGCGATGCGGTAGAGGTCGTCGGCGTCTCGGGCGACGACGCGGATCAATAGATCGGTGATACCTGACAGGCCGAGCACTTCGACGACCTCCGGGATAGCGGCGAGCGATTCCCCGACGCGGTCGAGCTTGCGCTGAGTCACGCTGGTGACGACATAGGCGCTCAGCTGATAGCCGAGCGCACCGGGATCGATGCGTCGCTGGAAGGAGCGCAACGTGCCGTCCTCGTCGTACCGGACGAGACGGGCGCGCACGGTGTTCCTGGCCAGGCCGGTCGCTTCAGCCAGCGCGAGGGTGGTGGTGCCAGGGCTGCGGATGAGTTCGCGGAGCAGGTTGCGGTCGGTTCGATCGGCCAGGCGGTTGCGTGCCACTGTGATCAGGTCCTGTCGTTGTTGAAACGTGAATTTGCGCGTTCTGCTTGATCTTGATGCTGTCTATTGTGCACCACGGGTGATCTTGATCGAATGGCGGAACCATCTGCTTCTTTCCGGCCAGCTCCCGGGGTAACCCGACTCGGGAGCGTCCGCGCCCCACAAGGGTCGGAACGCGATGAGGAACGGCGAAGCTGCCGCGCCTCGAATTCAAGGAATCCGCCATATGTCTTTCGCCATCGCCCCCGCAGCATTCACTGGGCCGCCCACGTCCGATCTCGCCGCGCTCGCCACAATCGAGCGGCGGGTGCTGTGGCTCGCGACGTCGATGATCCACCACGCGAACCGCGTTCGTTCCAGCTCCTCGGGACTGAAGGTCGGCGGACATCAGGCATCGAGCGCGTCCATAGCGACGATCATGACGGCACTGTGGTTCGAGCAGCTGCGCGCCGAAGACCGTGTATCGGTCAAACCTCATGCATCGCCTGTGCTGCACGCCATCAACTACCTGCTCGGCGAGATCGGCGAGGAGCACATGACCACGCTGCGCGGGTTCGGCGGAGTACAGAGCTACCCGAGCCGGTCGAAGGATCCCGACACCGTCGACTACTCCACGGGTTCCGTGGGCATCGGCGCCACGGCTCCGATCTGGGGCGCGATCTCGCGTCGCTATGCATCGTCGGTCTCCGGAACACCGTCGTACGGACGCCAGTACTCCCTGGTCGGCGATGCCGAGCTCGATGAGGGGGCAGTCTGGGAGGCTGTGCTCGACCCGCACGTGCCGGACCTCGGCGAACTCGTCTGGATCATCGACCTCAACCGCCAGTCGCTCGACCGAGTCGTGCCGAACATCGCGGCGGGAAAGATCGAGCGGATGTTCGGCGCTGCCGGTTGGCAGGTCATCACCGTTCCGTTCGGCGGGCAGCTCGAGGAGCTGTTCCGTCGCCCGGGCGGCGAGGCACTGCGCGCCCGCATCCTCGACATGCCCAACGCCGAATTCCAGCGTCTGCTGCGCTGCCGGGCGGATGAGCTGCGGCAGCGGTTGCCAGGAGCGGATACCGCCGCATCCAGCATCCGCTCTCTTCTCGACGCCATCGGCGACGGCGAGCTCGTGAGCACGATCCGCAACCTCGGCGGGCACGACCTGGCAGCGCTCCGCGCAGCCTTCGCGCAGATCGACGACACCCGCCCGACTGTGATCATCGCGTACACGATCAAGGGCAAGGGTCTGCCGACGGCGGGCCATCCGCAGAACCACTCCTCTCTGCTGACCTTCGAGCAGTACGACCAGCTGGCAGACGAGCTGGGTATGGATCCTGCCGCACCGTGGGCGCGCTTCGACCCGGACTCCTCTGAGGGGCGGCTGTGCGCGGAGGCGGCCGAGCGGTTGCGGCGGGACCCGGTGGTAGACGTGACTCCGCCGCCGGTTCCCACCGATTTCTGCCGTACCCCCTCGGGAACCGGCACGACCCAGGCCGCTCTCGGCCGGGTGCTGCTGGATCTGACCCGATCCGCACCTGAGGTCGCTCGACGGATTGTGACCGCGAGTCCCGATGTCTCCAGCAGCACGAATCTGGCGGGGTGGTTGAACAAGGCTGGTGTCTGGTCTACCAGCGACCGTCAGAACTGGTTCGCCGATGACCCCGAGACGATCATGCACTGGCGCGAGCGGCCGAGCGGCCAGCACATCGAGCTGGGCATCGCCGAGGTCAATCTTGTGAGCCTCATCAGCGAACTCGGAACCACGTGGAGTCGCTGGGGTCAGCCGCTGTTCCCGATCGGCGTGCTGTACGACCCATTCGTGGAGCGAGCGCTGGAGCCCTGGTCGTACGGCATGTACGCAGGCGGTCAGTCGATCCTCATCGGCACTCCCTCAGGGGTATCGCTGGCCGCTGAGGGTGGCGCGCACCAATCGATCAAGACGCCGTCGATCGGCCTGGAGCAGCCTGAGTGCATCAGCTTCGAGCCCGCCTTCATGCAGGAAGTCGAATGGATGCTGTTGGCGGCCATGTCGCAGATGGCCCGCCCCGGCGGCAAGTCCGCCTACCTGCGTCTGTCGACCAAGCCGGTGGACCAGGCGCTTGCCGCGATCCCCACCGACCCGGCCGCGCGGGAGCGCAGGCGCCGTCAGGTCGTCGCAGGCGGTTACCGGCTGCGCAGCGCGGAACGCCCTGACGCGACGATCATCATGATGGGCGCGATGGCTCCGGATGCCCTGGAGGCAGCCGACCGCCTCGCCACGCTCGGTGTGGACGCTGACGTCGTCTGCGTGACCAGCCCCGGATTGCTGTTCGAAGCTGTGCAGGCGCGAGGCGGCCGGGGCGAGGGGAGTGACTGGATCCTCGACCAGGTGCTTCCGGCAGACCGCGCACGCCCCATGGTGACCGTACTCGACGGGCATCCGCACGCGCTCGCGTTCCTCGCCGGAAGGCACGGCGTCCCCGCGCTCCACCTCGGTGTCAGCCGGTTCGGGCAGTCCGGCGACCTCGCCGACGTCTATCGGCATCACGGCATCGATGCGGACAGCATCGTGCGCGCGGTGCTCGATGTGACGGGTTGAGGCGAGTCGCCGGTACGCGTTCAGATCGCGGGTACTTCTACGGCGCTGCGAACGAATGCGGCGACCGCGTCGAGATCCTTCTCGAATCGCCCATCGCCGAGAGGGCGATTCGTGCGGGTGAGGGAGTCGACACCCCATGGCCGCACGGCAACGATGGAGTCCGCGACATTGTCGGCCGACAGGCCCCCCGCGAGAACGACGGGGATGCCAACGCTGGCGACGATCTCAGCGCTGCGTGACCAGTCGTGCGTGATGCCCGCGGCACCGACTCCCTGCACGTCGGTCGTGTACGAGTCCAGGATGAGATAGTCGGCGACGGCAGCGTATTCGATTGCCATCGCGAGGTCGCCCTCGGCGCCGACCGCGATGGCCTGCATGATCTCCATGCCCTCGGGCAGCATGCCGCGAAGTATGCGGACGGCGTCGGGGCCGACCGCACCGATCTCTCCGCACAGGTGCAGGATGTCAGGATGGACGGTCGCTGCCATCCGAGCGATCTCCTCGAGCTCCGTCTCCACGCTGAGTGCGACGGAACGCGCGCGTCCACGCAGTGCCGCGACCGCTTCAGCAGCAACTTCTTCGCTGATCTGACCGGGTAGGCCGACGGTGGTCGGGGTGAGGCCGACATGATCCACTCCTCGTTCGGCCAGAGCGACGGCTTCGGCAGCGGACTGGGCGGTGTAGATCTGCACGATCATGGATGACTCCTCGTTGTTCGGGAAGCGGGCGAGCGCTCAGAACGAGCTCTCGACGATGGATTGGCCGGCGAGCTGCTCTTTGCTCAGCACGTCGGCGAGATGGCGGTGGCTGTAGGCGACGCAGAGTGCGTCGAGCAGGGTGAGCTGGCACAGTCGGGCTGCGATCGGTTCGTTGCGCGTCTCGTGCGAGACGCTCTGCAGTGTGAGATCGGAGACTTTGGCGAGATGCGACTCGCGGTTTCCCGTCACGGCCAGCACTTTCGCACCGACATTCCGGGCGTGCTCGGCCATGCCGACGACGGAACGGGTCTCGCCGGAGTACGAGATGGCGACGACAAGATCGTTCGGCCCGAGTAGGGCTGCGTGGATGTTCTGCACCTGCGAATCCTGGGGAGCATCGCAACTGATGCCGAGTCGACGACAGCGCTGATAGAACGATTGGCCGACCACACCAGATGTGCCGACGCCGCCGACGAGCACGCTGCGGGCATTCTCCAGCAGGTGGAGAGCGGCGGCGAAGCCATCCGGGTCGAGAACATTCGCGGTGTCCTGCAACGAGAGTGAGGCTCGTGCGAACACCTTGCGCGCGATCGTCATCGAATCGTCGCCGTCGGCGATGTCGTCGTGTATGAGCTGCATCGGGGTGGCGAGGTCGCGTGCCAGCGCGAGCTTCAGATCGGTGTATCCGGCGAACCCGGCGCTGCGGCACATGCGCAGGACCGTCGTGTCGCTGACGCTGCATGCCTGGGCAACGTCGACCATCGACGCCTCGAGCAGATGTTCAGGACGAGTGAGGATCCAGTTCGCGACCCGCTGCTCCGTTGTGGACAGGCCGGGAAGTGCTGCGCGCAGGCGCGTGAGTGCTCCAGCCTTGTCCTGGGATGCCGTATGCATGCTTCCTCTGCTCCGATCGACTCTGACCCTGAGAAATGTGGTGCTACCACAGCCTGTGTGACCAGTATATAGTGATACCACTTTCCCGACAGTGTCGTCCGAAGGAGTCACCATGAACATCCACGTCCGTAGAGCCGCCATCGCGGCGCTCGCAGTGGGAACCCTCGCGCTGTCCGGCTGCGTCGGCGCTTCGTCGGAGCCATCGGTCGGCGGTGACGAAGAAGCCCTCACGATCTGGCATGCCTACGCCGGTCAGGACGACAAGGTCGAGTTCATGAAGTGGGCGTTGGAGGGCTTCAAGAAGGAGCATCCTGACGCGAAGATCAAAGAGGTCTCTGCCGAGCAGTCCTCGTACAAGACGAAGCTGCAGACGGCGATGTCGACCGGCGATGTGCCTGACGTCTTCTACACGCTCCCCGGCGGATTCCTCGATGCATTCGTGAAGAGCGGTCAGGTTGCAGCGTTGGACGACGAACTTGCGAAAGAAGGCTGGGGTGACGCGTTCATCGACGCATCGATGGACTCGGTGAGCTTCGACGGATCGACATACGCGGTGCCGATCGATATCGACGCCGCTGTGGTCTGGTACAACAAGGCGCTCTTCGACGACAAGGGCTGGGACGCACCGACAACATGGGATGAGTTTCTGACGCTCAACGAAGAGATCGCGGCCGACAGCATCGTCCCCGTTGCGCTGGGCAACAAGGACAGCTGGCCCGCCACCTTCTGGTTCCAATACGGCCAGATGCGCACCGCAGGCAGCGGCCAGGTCACCGACTTCCTCAATGGCGACGGCGACATCTCGTTCGGACCCGAGGGCGCCGAGATGCTGCAGACGCTGGCCGAGAAGGACCTCCTTCCCACTGGGGCCAACGGCATGTCCGACCAGGAGGCCAACCTGCTCTTCCTGAACGGCCAGGCCGCCATGGTGCTCAACGGCACCTGGCAGATCGGGATGTCGGTCGATGCACCGGACGGTTTCGAACTCGGCTACTTCCCGTTCCCGACCGTCACGGGTGGGGCGGGTGACCAGTCCGACACGCTTGCCGGCGTCGCCGCAGCGTTCGCGATGTCCGAGAAGGCCAAGGACAAGCCGCTCGCCGTCGAGTTCCTGCGCTACATGACCAGTCCTGACGTCATGAAGAAGTACGTCGAGATTCGCAAGACGATGGTGACGCTGAAGGGTGCGACGACGCCGGATGTGGCTGGTCCGGTGCTCTCGGGCATCGTGTCCGACATCATCGAGCCGTCCGCACACCTTGACGCGTTCTACGACACGGCACTGCCGCCGAAGGCGACCACCATCTACTACTCGACCCTGCAGGGACTCATCGAAGGGTCGGTGGACGCTCAGCAGGCCGTCGACGCGATCAACGCAGCCATCAACGCCGGAGAGTAGCACCGTGCAGAATCACGTCCGATCCGATGGGTCGCTCGCCGTGGGCGCCCCATCGGATCGAGCTCGGCGGCATGGATTACATCGCGCCAAGCGACGCGAATCCCTCATTGCCGTCTGCTTTCTCCTGCCAGCGCTGGCATTCCTGGCACTGTTCGTCGCCTATCCGCTCGTCAACGCAGGGACGCTCTCGTTCTTCAAGTGGGACGGGTTCTCACCACGCGAGTGGATCGGGCTGGGCAACTTCCTTCGCCTCGCAGAAGACGGAGTGTTCTGGTCTTCTCTGAAGAACAACGTCCTGATCGCTCTCGCCGCGATCGTGTTCCAGGTGGCGCTCGGAATGGTCATCGCCTACTGGCTGGTGCGGGTGATCCCACGGTTCAAGCGCGCCGCGATGTTCCTGTACGTCATCCCCGTCGTCATCAGCGAGATCTGCATCGGCCTGCTCTGGCAGTTCGTGTACAACCCCTACTTCGGGCTCCTCAACGGGCTGCTGCGTCTGATCGGTCTCGACGATCTCGCACAGGGCTGGCTGGGTGACAAGAACTTCGCCATGCCCGCGGTTCTGGTCGTGATGAACCTGACGTACCTGGGCCTCTACATCCTGCTGTTCGTCGCCGCATTCCAAGACGTCGACGAGTCGGTGTACGAAGCGGCTGCTCTGGATGGAGCCGGACACTTCCGCACCTTCTTCGGAATCAGCGTGCCGATGATCTTCTCCAACGTGCAGGCCACAGTGCTCCTGGCCGTGGTCACGTCGTTCAAGACGTTCTCGCTCGTGTTCGTCATGACACGCGGGGGCCCGAGCAATGCGACGGACGTCGTCTCCACTTACCTGTTCAAGACCGGGTTCGGCAACTTCGAGGCGGGCTACG
Above is a genomic segment from Microbacterium sp. W4I4 containing:
- a CDS encoding multidrug effflux MFS transporter encodes the protein MWFLDGCAAGGSDPPGASSMGDFSRVESFRRSIRPSPRKRPVTDERTPTGSIRAITGTIRTSTPTGAIRTLGADPATAPIVLHPGDAISNARRVLYIIVLGALTALGPFTIDLYLPAFPQLEEDFATSAAMIQLTLTGTMIGFALGQLVVGPLSDKVGRRVPLIVVTALHVLASIAAALAPDLLLLGASRVVMGVGAAAGGVVAMAIVRDLFGGKRLVVMLSRLALVSGVAPVVAPIAGSALLVVMPWRGIFVVLAAYGLIMLIAASTLIPETLPRARRQDRGSSTVLQRYRSVFSDRVFVGVLVIGGMTFSGLFSYLSASPFLFQQTHGLDPQQYGLLFAANSLGVVGGVQAASRLAARFGPQWVMAFSTGMLLISGAAIIVCDQAGAGFWGTVIPLWLFMTACGFTFPCVQVLALDRHGKAAGTAASVLGACNNGIAAVISPAVGLISAGSGITATTMAIVMVGCAVIAILALWLIVRPRTVAMLAP
- a CDS encoding phosphatase PAP2 family protein, translating into MTRTRMLISGGALLVAAVVLGWVVVVLFGGAVDGLDPSWNRLMGEIRQPWMLTIAYALNVIGGGWVATLLVPLSILGMLVALKRWRAAVYAAVTFVVSVGLTQLVKEIFGRARPEDLLVPSDFGSFPSGHTAHAATIALVLILVFRRRWIVIAGIIWTLAMALSRTILSVHWLTDTIGGMLIGAGAALLVAGMMGEWALLPAYENTRVASNTKEQS
- a CDS encoding GNAT family N-acetyltransferase, which gives rise to MTETGATRIRPYRPSDREAMYEVCVRTADAGADATGVFDDDRLWGDIFAVPYVERHPDLAWVVESPDGRTIGYIVSTDDTEAFETWFRDEWWPGVADRYPLSGNAEPTRQDGIIDYASRRAPGREQHVAHYPAHLHIDLLPETQGQGLGRRLIETLFAELRRRGVPGLHLGMNPENAGAGAFYERIGMQQLESGPDSTMYGMLFD
- a CDS encoding FAD-dependent oxidoreductase; this translates as MADIDVDVLVIGWGKGGKTLAGALGRNGRSVALVEQSNAMYGGSCINIACIPTKDLVHSASQRRPEDDPQAWFTAAVAGRDALTEKLRARNHAMLAEVDTVTLIDGRARFTGAHDVQVTAGDDTLTMHAETIIINTGTAPAEPRFPVDGSRAFDSTTIQHVDPLPERLVIVGGGYVGLEFAGMFSKFGSRVTIIDHGDTFMRNEDRDVADAARSLLEESGVQLILGGDVRSIRDESGTTTVELAVGGGARTLETDAVLVAVGRHPVTAELGLDTAGVAVDERGYVVVDDRLRTSVPHIFAVGDVNGGPQFTYISLDDNRIVMDQLNGSGARTTDDRTAVPYTVFLTPPLGRVGMNEAQARASGRRVLVASKAIIDIAAMPRPKIVGETHGLIKVLIDADTDLILGAVVFSIDAQEVINLIALAMRHDVTATELRDSIWTHPSSTEALNEVLAAPRPLEA
- a CDS encoding Lrp/AsnC family transcriptional regulator produces the protein MARNRLADRTDRNLLRELIRSPGTTTLALAEATGLARNTVRARLVRYDEDGTLRSFQRRIDPGALGYQLSAYVVTSVTQRKLDRVGESLAAIPEVVEVLGLSGITDLLIRVVARDADDLYRIAGRILDVDGVKRTTTGLVMREMVPYRVEQLL
- a CDS encoding pyruvate dehydrogenase; this encodes MSFAIAPAAFTGPPTSDLAALATIERRVLWLATSMIHHANRVRSSSSGLKVGGHQASSASIATIMTALWFEQLRAEDRVSVKPHASPVLHAINYLLGEIGEEHMTTLRGFGGVQSYPSRSKDPDTVDYSTGSVGIGATAPIWGAISRRYASSVSGTPSYGRQYSLVGDAELDEGAVWEAVLDPHVPDLGELVWIIDLNRQSLDRVVPNIAAGKIERMFGAAGWQVITVPFGGQLEELFRRPGGEALRARILDMPNAEFQRLLRCRADELRQRLPGADTAASSIRSLLDAIGDGELVSTIRNLGGHDLAALRAAFAQIDDTRPTVIIAYTIKGKGLPTAGHPQNHSSLLTFEQYDQLADELGMDPAAPWARFDPDSSEGRLCAEAAERLRRDPVVDVTPPPVPTDFCRTPSGTGTTQAALGRVLLDLTRSAPEVARRIVTASPDVSSSTNLAGWLNKAGVWSTSDRQNWFADDPETIMHWRERPSGQHIELGIAEVNLVSLISELGTTWSRWGQPLFPIGVLYDPFVERALEPWSYGMYAGGQSILIGTPSGVSLAAEGGAHQSIKTPSIGLEQPECISFEPAFMQEVEWMLLAAMSQMARPGGKSAYLRLSTKPVDQALAAIPTDPAARERRRRQVVAGGYRLRSAERPDATIIMMGAMAPDALEAADRLATLGVDADVVCVTSPGLLFEAVQARGGRGEGSDWILDQVLPADRARPMVTVLDGHPHALAFLAGRHGVPALHLGVSRFGQSGDLADVYRHHGIDADSIVRAVLDVTG
- a CDS encoding phosphoribosylanthranilate isomerase, which encodes MIVQIYTAQSAAEAVALAERGVDHVGLTPTTVGLPGQISEEVAAEAVAALRGRARSVALSVETELEEIARMAATVHPDILHLCGEIGAVGPDAVRILRGMLPEGMEIMQAIAVGAEGDLAMAIEYAAVADYLILDSYTTDVQGVGAAGITHDWSRSAEIVASVGIPVVLAGGLSADNVADSIVAVRPWGVDSLTRTNRPLGDGRFEKDLDAVAAFVRSAVEVPAI
- a CDS encoding MurR/RpiR family transcriptional regulator; translation: MHTASQDKAGALTRLRAALPGLSTTEQRVANWILTRPEHLLEASMVDVAQACSVSDTTVLRMCRSAGFAGYTDLKLALARDLATPMQLIHDDIADGDDSMTIARKVFARASLSLQDTANVLDPDGFAAALHLLENARSVLVGGVGTSGVVGQSFYQRCRRLGISCDAPQDSQVQNIHAALLGPNDLVVAISYSGETRSVVGMAEHARNVGAKVLAVTGNRESHLAKVSDLTLQSVSHETRNEPIAARLCQLTLLDALCVAYSHRHLADVLSKEQLAGQSIVESSF
- a CDS encoding ABC transporter substrate-binding protein — translated: MNIHVRRAAIAALAVGTLALSGCVGASSEPSVGGDEEALTIWHAYAGQDDKVEFMKWALEGFKKEHPDAKIKEVSAEQSSYKTKLQTAMSTGDVPDVFYTLPGGFLDAFVKSGQVAALDDELAKEGWGDAFIDASMDSVSFDGSTYAVPIDIDAAVVWYNKALFDDKGWDAPTTWDEFLTLNEEIAADSIVPVALGNKDSWPATFWFQYGQMRTAGSGQVTDFLNGDGDISFGPEGAEMLQTLAEKDLLPTGANGMSDQEANLLFLNGQAAMVLNGTWQIGMSVDAPDGFELGYFPFPTVTGGAGDQSDTLAGVAAAFAMSEKAKDKPLAVEFLRYMTSPDVMKKYVEIRKTMVTLKGATTPDVAGPVLSGIVSDIIEPSAHLDAFYDTALPPKATTIYYSTLQGLIEGSVDAQQAVDAINAAINAGE